The sequence atacttctttgtctgtaatatctttctttGTGACTGCATCTTCTATTGTGATCTTATCTGTTATTATATCAAATGTATCTGTGacttctgagtcttgcttatCTATAACTGATTCACCACTATTATGACTGCATCTCAGGCACCCTCACAGtacatcttcttgctgttaaattcttgattttatagatgcattgtgatctttatgtttATTTTAtgttatatttatctttctttctgtatataggtttgtttgtcttcttgtaattttgtcttttctttaggtaattcttaagagtttcttgtgcattttcaagattttcctcaggttctcATATTAATTCCTTAATAAAGAATTCTTTTtacttcactagataacatctcttgcagtagcatgctttgtcattcaagattttatctacttcccactTATAATGATTATCTACCAGTACTACAGAAGAACATATTGACATCTTATCTGTTCTCATGTAGTACAGTTCCAACAATAAGACATGGAAAATAttatgaatctgatagctcagagagagcttcagtcaatatatattatttcctatggcctctatcactaagaaagatctatagtacttgttgtctaacttcttgcaagaatatattgtttgtaggtttcttgatgataaCATTACTTCATTatcaggtgcatacactttatcttgatatctttagttatagaactgtgcttaattctcttttgctttcatcaaatgttctaccagactatctcttaatataaagattatcctcagtcttctgtcaggCATTATctgtatgttgttgttgttattgactgacttctgaatcttgtctggttCTCTAGGTTTGAAGCTGTATATTGTTTTGAATGAGAACATGTGCATTACAGAGTattctgacctgttgtatacaaattctgcatacacaagtcACTTCTTCCAGttgtcttgtctataactacaatagatatgaagatatctctccaaaatcttgttcagtatctctgtttAGCTGTCCATTTGTGGATGGAATGTtatgctaagtttttgtctaactttcatgtgaaaatatagctctgatcagtattcacttgtgaaaacagatccctgattcaaaacaatattatttagaaatctgaagtctttaaacactcttctgaacagaagatttgctatctctgacacatcaatcttctttctacatgcaagaaaatgtgcaagctttgtaaattaatccacaacaaccagaactgtattgtatgagtttctcttctcttcactcagagagagattcattataaagttcatgaatattaAACACCAGAAACTACTGAATGTCAGCAATAATACAAGCAACTCATAtagtttgtgtgttggagtcttctctcATTAGCAGGTTTGACATTCACATATGTAcatctgaatatcttgtctcatcaattgctaattgtatttttgccaaagcaagacaaacatcttcatcacaccaaagtgacctgcaaatgaATTGTCATGATGGACTCatagtagttcctgtcttagagctagattattagggatgtagatcctgccacTCTTCATCAAAAGACCTTattcatctattttccactctaattgctgagatcctgcctcagcaaatctCACTTATACAGAGAGATCATCTCTCtatacttctagcagcagatccaacacactcataattaatttattatagatcttttcatttttcatcaCTATATTTATATGCACACAGaaaatccagaatctcctgcaatttctttattaagtctttCCAGCATCTTTAACTGATgctctctggactgacttaatcatcttgatgccaccagatcttctctgcaTTACCTCTACCctactgctttgaacagtaCAAGCAGCATATActtaaatatcttcttcatcaaagaaagtttcttcaaatggattccactctggaacactatccacataatattatttgagcatatatatcagcagaccaatgtcttcttctagtttaacataatctggtcttcataataatgcatcagctggattatgctttccagagcagtagagaatctcaaagtcatacatctcaagaatctctatccatcttacatGTCATTATTATACCATCTTATTcatggacttcataaatgaatgaagatttgcatggtccatgataatctctacagagtactttatttcttttaagtaCTATCACTAATAAACAAACACTCAGACAATGgctaacatcttcttatctggcATGCCATAGGCTcattgggtctggtcaaacttgaatgattAGTAGGCAACTAGATGCCACTCAttttcaaacagctgtagtaatatcatatctgcagcatgttccaaagcatccatctccagacatattctatattctgaatcaTAGTACTGAATGACAgactctctgaagaagatcatctgcaactcacaaaatacttctctgacagcAGGCATCAGgagaaaagattctttcttttttttcttttcactgctcttcaagagatctgttaacagcattataataatcaagtaCTTTTATATGaacctctgatagaagtttgcaaaacccagaaatatctggatattataaaaacttcATGGCAAGAGCTACTCTATAatcatctgtacctgctttagatccatcttaatatctttgttattaatgatatatctgaggtatgagatcattcatcttttgaaagtgcacttgacaagctttgcaaacaactggtattctcttagatacttcataactagtctaacatgtttcttgtgctcttcctctgaggctgagaaaataagaatatcatctagataaactacacagcatacatcaaccaggcctgccagtactctattgatatagaactaGAAGGTTGCTCGTGTATTTGACAACCCAAAAgatataacaagatactcaaaactcttAAACTTTGTATAAAACATGatcttccattcatcttcttctttgattctaatccaGTAGTAGGCATCACATAaatctatcttggaaaagtagtgtgctcctgccaatcagcttaacatcttatctatcaatggcaagaagtaacagttcttcacTGTAATTGCATTAAGATCACAATAATCAatacagagcctgagttcttcatcagcttTGAGTGTAAATAATACTAGAGCctctgccagactttataacagacatatccaacccttgcataacttattcttgatgtactctcaTAGGATCTCCAtctgcttgagcaataaTTTATAGATTGGTATATATGAGAGCTTacagctgtttttaagaacaatcagatGACTAATCTTCATTAATTTtagcaactctgctgctttttcttctgagaaaatatctttatagtctctcaaccactcaggcacttctgtcaggacttgattgttgtctgatgtgaAAATAACATAAAAaagtttgttcttgatacatactactcagagaaatctatctgcattcagaagtttcactgttttctctgagaattagtaacaccacatcttgttctttcagtttatgttcagattgaaatcttctaactacagcatgcctagaactatattcatgttGACCATGTCAATCACCACAAACATACATTTTACCATCTTTATGGTCCCCatgaagtctgttatagtgagttgggtcttgtagatgccatattaatcagcctcagctctgttcaatatcttaataactcTCATGGGCATCTCTAGTTGATTCCAGTTCAATTGAAacaccagtttgtagaagatactgtttactgtggtacctgagtttaacagtgcagcttgctccatAAGATCACCTAATGATATAGTCAGTATGgtcaacagacacatactgcacctgcttgccttctctattgagttaacactctgtctttctaatgtttgatctgagtcttgcatgagctttgcagctctagtctttatctgattctcatttttttcatctgtccactggaacttgttgaagctgtttgtacagaactttgctctatagtcTGATTAGCCATATTTTAGACAGAgttcttcatttatttattatttgtgtttctcttctgacatttttgaaagtggtttcaccagtgtcttctttatttgtggataatcttctttgttatcttgttgagatatatctttttcttaagagattgagattttctgtttcttcttattttaattcttatcccactgactttgcttcttcttttctagaatgaacttaataagcattacttgttcttgtaattccaCAACTATTTTTAGTTGAtattgcagtttattcagttcagcctggataattgatctgagctttgtctgtagaaagaatacacaaaagaattcatctggtaaactaTTCAAGTTCTGTTTGAGTTTAGTAATGTAcatgaaaaataagagtatggattgattctcttgttaaatggtgtcatgataatgctgcatcatGTCTTGACtataagttatctcagatttaATGtcattcttacaccacatcttgaattcattCCATGatgtgggtagttgttctctctctatttccaaTATCTGCCAATGTATCTGGGGTTTGTTAtgaaaatggctggatgtctaatcaattctgaccatatctgatatcttttgtaatgattttctcagataaAACTactgtcttattgaagctaactaCAATTTGTacttgccaagtgatttaCTATagtagtaagatgcttttaaTGGCTTCACATtatcaaaattatctgacttctctattggtCTTGTgcataagagaaactctaaagaaaaattattgtttgctattctctgtttgtattttatctgcttctgcagtctgtatatcttgttttattcATGTATGtttgctagattcttttgcagatgtgtcttcttttcttcaaagatcttctctttttgagttttgttcaatgtattgagagaTGTATTTCTGTTATCTGTATTGTCTACTGATATCTTGCTGATGATGGCTCTACTGCTATcagcatcttcattaatattcatcttctccatattggtgtctacctctgtcagatctgcaaCATAAGATATTGTTGTGATTTATCTTGTGGATCTTGGTGGCATCATACTAACTTAGATAATCATATGTTggagcattcagaatattagataaactggttatagattatgtaggttttcccagaattagaggtatgaaagagctaagtagatatgatgccTGTAACTAATGgaagagagtcatgcataaaatatagaggttctctcactcagagactgaacactggggttcccacaatccatgcaaattatgtgattcttatatgttcagcattggggtcatgtgaatacccctgaacatctgatgtcatctgatgcttgattggtctaggtctacgttcgtaacactAGAAGATCATTACTAGAGCATATatcagatcttaagcaggGTTAAGATCTGGACTGTTTTCTAGTAAAAATAGCTACTCTAGATTtcaaatctttattctcaGGAAGAATGCAATATTATGCATTATGAGAAACTGTAAACTGATTATCTAAGCTCATCCATGatttctgaaataaaatataatcaattttcttttcaaacccaatatcaagacatGTATATATTgacttttcatttcttttaacattattctgaagaaagattaattttgaaaaagtatttaaagttttatttaacataaattaataaatgaTGGTAtaacttcaatcttcttcttaGAGATTACAacttgattttcatcttcagaatctgtttCATAAAATCTCTTAGAAACAGATTTAGTTCTGGAAAGATTCTGCTCAGCTTTTACTAGTTGCATTGATTTACTAGTATTTTGTGCTGAATAGTtagattttttgaagaaaacacacTTTGTACTTTTAGCCACATGATTTTCTAGACAATTAGCATATTTTAATGTAGatgtatatattttctttcagtAATCTCACAAATTGAGCATTCATGCATACTTgtttgatatttttgagCACAGATACCAcatctagcttcttttttacagTTTGGTGCTGTATATCTATAAATTTAACAGTTAAAGCATTGCACAGTGCTTCTAAATCTTTCTGACTGTTtatatttacaaactttaagattctgtTCAGTAATTacaactgttttcagattttcagctattgtagtattttgaaCTGAGCTGGCAATCATGTGAGGTCACACCCGCATAGCTGCTTACAAAGCAGCTGGGACAGTGGATGACataatcaatcaatcaatcagtCTTGCCAAACAGGATAAATGCCTTTCAACTTCCCTCCAAGGGATGACTTATGGAGTGCTGGTTCAGGATACTGCAAACCTCTTACTCTCTTTGCACGCCCGGCTGTTTTATTGATGGATTGTGCGCCCAAATGTATTCTTTTGTCAACCGACAAAATGGCATGCTCAATATCGCCTGTCGAAGCCGAGGACGTGGATTTGCTCGTGCGAAAAGTCGAATTTCCTGCACATCAAGACAACCTACTCTATAGCTTGATGTTCCCGCGCTCAAAGGAGCGACAGTGGGAGCAGAGAGAAGACGAAATCAGATGGACGATTGATGGGCTCCTTGAGACAGTTCATCAAGGGGGCGAAGTTTTGTACAAGGCGTGCAGAGAAGATGGATCACCTGTCGGACTGATAGGCTGGACTGCTAATCCAGGAGCATTTGCAATGGGAGTTAACACTCGCGATTGCATTCACAGTGGGCCAGTAGTTAGGCCTGGAGGAGGGCAAGGGGCAAAGTTGAAAAACCAGAACAGCTTTAACCCTCCCTCTTTGGATGTAACTTCGTGGCTTAGTATCTCAGAAAGGCTCAGAGAAGAGAGGCAAAGAGTTCTTCAGGGTTACCAAGGCAATGGAATATGCCGTAAGCCATCAGCCAACTTGGATTTTCTCGGGCCTTGCTCACTTGTCTCCGTTAGGAATCACTTTCATGGCTGTGGATCCAAATCATCAACGTCAAGGTATTGGGTCTATGCTCATGAAGATTTTCTGTGATTATGTTGATAAAAACGCACTGGGCGCCTTTGTTTTGTCCTCCCCTGCTGGTATTCCACTATACTCCAAGTTCGGATTCAAAGCAGCTGGTGTTGTTGAAACAAAGCAGGGAAACTTTACTAGCATGCTAAGGACTTTTATTCAAGGTAGCAAATCTTGACAACACAGTTGCAATATTCAAAAGgatcaaaaaaagaaaaaaaaaaatatggaGGGTCAGAATTTAATATCAAGAAGCTCATGATCGCCTATGTACAGTGTCAGGAACATCCATGGTCATTGAGATGTTTTCCCTTAGTGTCCTTCCAGCAGTACTCTCTGCAATGGCACCTCTGGTCATCATCAGCACTAAAAACCCAGAGAGCTTCAATGAGCTCCGAATCCTTGACCGATCCCCGTGGTATCATGATGTTGGTCTTGCCTTCGGTGATCTCCACGGATAAATCCGGGTCATACCTGTCTAGAGAGCGCACGCCAAGTACGTTCTCCAAACCGTGTTGGTGAAGAAGAGCCGAAATTCGGTCAAAGAGCTCACGATCAGGGTCTCCATGAGACGAGCACGGCGAAAAATCAAATTCAAACGGAGCCAAAATTCCGTTGAAGAACCTGAACGTCCGCGGAATGATGAAGCCTTCATATTTGGACACCACGGAGTTGTTACTGTTTTCGACAGTCCACGGTGTCGAAATGTTTCGGCAGTCCACAAGCCGCTGGTTGGTCTCAATCGGAAAATGCTTATGCAGCAGACTGACCCCGTACTGTTCATGTATTCCGGAATCGAGGAAAAGCTCTCTTATAGGGCCCAGTAAGAGCTCCTTCGCTTGCGTTTCCTTGAATAGATTGGCAGCCTCCCGAAGAGATGGCAGCGATTCATAAGCTTCTGGGATATAGGAGGCCCTACTATAGAGTCAACAAGCGCACAAAAGCTTGAGTTGCCGAATTGAAAAAGAAGGAGGGTTACATTTTTTTGACATAAGCAATGTTGATGGGTCGACGTGCTTTTCAACAGGTTTTGGGAAGGTTGTATGTCGAGTTTTCAGTGAGGGGCACAGCCCTCTTTATACCACAGTTGATGGCATTTCTACACGTTGGCAGGAAATCACCGTGGTAAGGTTGTTGTCTATTGGATGACAAGAGGCAACTCTGGGAATGTATTGATAGCTGAACGCTTCAAAATAGCTTATGAGGCTGATAGAGGGCAGAGGTGGCTAGTAGTTGACAATAGTAGACAACTATGGTCAGTCATGGAAACAACTGCACACAAGTAGGCAATCGCGGCTGATGGTGAGCAGGAATGTACAGAAATGAGGGGACAGTGGGTCGCGATGGAGGCCTTGTGAAGAAGACTGGACAATAGCAGGCAGTAATAGCCAACAGTAAGAAGAAATGGGCAGAAATGAGCCGCCCGAGGCTGCAGGAGATGCATTAACGTCTGTCACGGCGAACTCGGAACACACGGTGAACTCGGACTTTTTGCACGTGACATAGTCCGAATTTTTCAGCACCAATCAAATCTCTCAGTTTTCATCATCATACATTCATTTCACAGCAAAAAATGAGCACAAACAGACTCTTTTTTGGCTGCTTCAGCAGTAAAGGACCAATGATTGAGTCAACAGAGAGCTGCTACATTATATGATATTCCTCTTTCAAGTTTAAATGATTATATGATTTCATTTACTCCAGTCATACAGAGCCTGTGTATGACATCTAGACATGGCTTGCACCTCTACATGGTGCCTGGGACTAGTAGCCTGTTTGGTGAAGCCAAGCAAGCCATCTTAAGAAGGTTTTATATCACGTGCAAAAGTGTCCGAGTTCACTGTGTCCGAGTTCACTGTGTCCGAGTTCACTGTGTCCGAGTTCACTGTGTCCGAGTTCACCGTGTCCGAGTTCACTGTGTCCGAGTTCACCGTGAAAGACGTTAAAATTAGAAGTTGGGCGGGGCGCATGGGGCGAGAACGACACACAGCAAGCTGCAGCCAAGTCACATCGAGACTAAGAGGCTAGTGGTAGGTCAAGCTCTGCACGGAACATTACGAGGACGTTCCCGCCCAAGATGTCCCATTACTTTTGTATTTTGACTTGTGTCTTTCGACTTTAAGTGCTTTGTAGTCTTGTTACGCCATGTCATCGACCGAGGATTTCTTCGACTCTCTTCTTCACCAAAAAGGCATCCTTGACAATAGCCCATTCTTAGATGCGAACAGTCAGAGAGGACTAGAATCGTGTTACTGTCTTTTGCATGACATAATCAAACATATAGGATCGCGACAGACCCAGAACAGACGTGACAAGGCACGACAACACCTCAAAAACATCTACTCTATAGCGAAGCCACTCTTTGTCCTTGTTGCGGTCACAATATCCATCACTGATCTGGCGTTATTGGACCACACGGAGATATTTCCTCATCTCGAAAATTGGTGGCAGAACAATGAACCCTCCCAAAAATTCGAGCAACGCGCGAGTGAGCTTATCCAAGAGCTGGACTatgtgagagagagaggcgGTCTTATCCGTGTACAACGTAAATTATTTCATTCACTTGTCGAATGCATTGATACTAACTCTGctcaaagaaagaacaaAAAGCAGGACTTTTGGGAAGTTGCGGCGTGTCAAACACAAGAGGTTGGAACATCCCGTCTCCCCTCGAGATCCAACGCCGCAGAGCCCAATTGACCAACTCACTGAACTTCCAAATGCCCTTTCAGAATTTGGTGATGTCGCTCCATTCTTCGCTTCATTGAAGTTGTACTAATGGATGGATTGCAGGTAATGATAGAGTTGAGAGTGCGCAGTTACCAGTTTCTGGGAGCTCAGGTTCGTCTGCATCTGGCTATGGTTTCATGAATGTACTAATACAGCAAAGGTTCCATCGGAGCTTTTACAGTGAATGTGACTGACGAAGAGCCCATATTATTCCTTTCTTCACAGCTCATGGGCTTCCTCCATGCGTATCATGCCGATTTCCCCCATCTGCAAGCTGTCAGCGAGCTGCTTCGAATCAGCGGGCCTAACCTGCAGCTGTCATACTCTCTTCTCAATTTGACACCTCCATATATCCATATCGATCTTCAACTGCCTTCTGGGTTAAACGTCAACATCGAGGTGTCGAGGGAATTCAGTTATTCCTTTATTCAGTATCTGTGGATGCTCCAGGCATCAGGCGCCTCGGCAGACGAAACGTCGCAATAGTACGTTTCTAAACACGAGGCCAGTACGTCCATCACTCAAAATGAGGATTCTTTGACCGCTTCCTGTTTTGGGGCCTGTTGAAAGTATATCAATGCTGCCCTCTGCAACGCGTGAGTGGATGACACCCTCTCCCTCGTCTCCGTGTATAAGGACCGCAGGGGCGATATTTGAATCTAACATTTTCCCCTTGAAATATTCAGTTTCAAGGGTGACGGCCTTTCCACTCTACCAAGATAAAGGTAAGCAGTTGAACATACATAAAACACCCAGGATTCTAACCAACAAGGATTTTGCTTCCTCTTCTAGACCCTTATCATCTTGTGCTTTTGGCTTTTGGAATACAGATTCGTTGATTTTGTTCATGACACTCTCGACGTTCGGATGGTCTTCGTTGGTGGCTTAGGGCGTGGGGAAGCTTGATTGATATTGCGAACAATGTCACCTAATTGCCCGCGAGAGGGTCAGCAATTTTCGGGGTGATCAACTCGAATCAATAGTTGCACATTATACTTGCCTGTGGAGGTTGCCTTTCAAAATATAATTTGCTGAAGACGGGTTGCACACTCGGATTTTTGATGAAGCAAACTGCTAGATAAGAAGAGCCCGCTGCGGGGCTTTCGGCTTTGGGTAGCAAAGCCCAGCCATGTGGTTTCGCGTCACCAACCTAAATGCGAGAACCGTCAGCAACACTAGTCCATAGTACATAATTTTAACCCTGAACTTCTTGTCTCATCCACCGCCTTCTATGTGGCGTAGTCCGGTGCAGCCAATGCTGATAATGAAGAAAACTAGGTACATGCCGTACAACAAAAATCTTGACGTAAATCATTTCTCATTTTGCACCTTAGCTCCCATTGTGTCCCATTAACTATTAGTACACATCATTTGCACCAACCTTTTCGTCTCATGAATTAATAATAAGGACGTTCAATGACTTAATGAGTGTTTGTGTCATAGTTGTCTCATAAAGTCTCATTGCATATTATTTTATGCCATTTAGTACCTTCATGTGGCA is a genomic window of Coccidioides posadasii str. Silveira chromosome 3, complete sequence containing:
- a CDS encoding uncharacterized protein (EggNog:ENOG410PR93~COG:S); the protein is MDCAPKCILLSTDKMACSISPVEAEDVDLLVRKVEFPAHQDNLLYSLMFPRSKERQWEQREDEIRWTIDGLLETVHQGGEVLYKACREDGSPVGLIGWTANPGAFAMGVNTRDCIHSGPVVRPGGGQGAKLKNQNSFNPPSLDVTSWLSISERLREERQRVLQGYQGNGICRITFMAVDPNHQRQGIGSMLMKIFCDYVDKNALGAFVLSSPAGIPLYSKFGFKAAGVVETKQGNFTSMLRTFIQGSKS
- a CDS encoding uncharacterized protein (EggNog:ENOG410PQ06), with protein sequence MASYIPEAYESLPSLREAANLFKETQAKELLLGPIRELFLDSGIHEQYGVSLLHKHFPIETNQRLVDCRNISTPWTVENSNNSVVSKYEGFIIPRTFRFFNGILAPFEFDFSPCSSHGDPDRELFDRISALLHQHGLENVLGVRSLDRYDPDLSVEITEGKTNIMIPRGSVKDSELIEALWVFSADDDQRCHCREYCWKDTKGKHLNDHGCS